In Belonocnema kinseyi isolate 2016_QV_RU_SX_M_011 chromosome 4, B_treatae_v1, whole genome shotgun sequence, a single window of DNA contains:
- the LOC117171246 gene encoding uncharacterized protein LOC117171246: MLLYSVAVITLVATSIATPPPGYIKQPVNDKSLPEYQYNYEVADDVGKNHGKVEARSGELASGRYYVNSAQSSTDVKYFADEWGYHPLVKYRSSNEHSTAGAPFAIGEEAVKILQNDDDSGQQARESQEGQQVRSVQIIQPYTFHKEADETLKSRKHDLSIFGDNRDVEPISLLESKISEESRNINYVNLPQRQTFEVISLNGIPSGDGSISSYSTKLPMIAHSTVTTTRKPPADVSYVSDAGDKKNDLLSAISEDQLYVENAGTFGERIRVSSSDSDEGGASYSSTTTFATPFDSDSVPRENESARNFTSARYSLKPYSATIKKNRKFQGIRLYNVGSSGHVNVTEKPSHGFNAFSSSTLSPTLPTTIDQYSSTSSLQDFSQAIETSQKTISSTTESTSIKESKIGLSNPQQINYALLSGGMDQSGNFRLSASRNENIAFEFTGNVETNRVTSIPKTTDGFSKPIVVAEVSPHKPFEYSTTFECEDNIVSSTPTTTYSSTLRPMASFDTVVTSRVENRGYESIASLILNPIQAGVSLVNAGEAHLISGNSDLNIAPVVEKLDQNVDFSVSGEKTQSQVVYEKVNSAFGGKADRVAEETREIVLPSPNQGIEIQKSVEIYHNAPVQEIHYPPQIFSQVIHIDQLRAGQRYIAENVQNAKQLLQRSGSPTTNTAYEINHDVSSIYQNLPEDKMQAHKVYMINQEYTDDEKAAQTNSILYSGAQRYYHIYPFAQENRDLKSFLESNNGRRYYDSAAVNTIHVGVESQPVDEPTASLQPYRSHDNEASYLTDINHGQQQIAAAVLHMDSQNLVHVQSDSKTFVDVQPSYQVELEKSPPIQQTFDIQVPVESVITQNKKQSDIKSSDIQPHRIEKIIEKTVRAPQPYPVEIEKIIEKKVPVPVEKVIEKKIPIPHLYPVHIQIPIDRIIEKRIPVPQPFPIPVEKIVEKKIPVPVQQIIPQPIPVPIKVEKIVEKKVPVPQPYPIEIERKIPIPVEITKYVEKPVPVQVPYGVQYGVSYQQIMKPQNQNLYSTHAATSLPLYGLSMIKNQQVYNLTQPFQGYVYPKPFIGFVEGKNNGNPYYGVKQGLNPAKKQFFSHFTFASQPTIMQSHSGYNPGYHRRHTLHRMPTKEKAEIDGYFSPVPLKHTSGLTHHNQGQQRGFQSKSSFHSTSATRSPAPVTTLRKVRQQDPYHQVSKGSFRQSKMEYGFKPPMIPSVQYDEETASKVES, from the exons agTCTGCCAGAATACCAGTACAATTACGAAGTTGCAGACGATGTGGGCAAGAATCACGGAAAAGTCGAAGCAAGATCTGGCGAGTTGGCTAGTGGTCGGTATTACGTGAACTCCGCGCAATCTTCCACAGACGTCAAATATTTTGCTGACGAGTGGGGTTACCATCCGCTTGTGAAGTACAGGTCTTCAAACGAGCACAGCACTGCTGGAGCGCCTTTTGCTATTGGAGAAGAAGCAGTTAAGATCCTTCAGAATGATGACGATAGC GGTCAACAAGCAAGAGAATCACAGGAAGGACAGCAAGTTCGCTCAGTTCAAATCATTCAACCATACACATTTCACAAAGAAGCAGACGAAACTTTGAAAAGCCGAAAGCACGATCTGTCAATATTCGGCGACAACAGAGATGTTGAACCTATCAGTTTACTCGAGTCAAAGATCTCGGAGGAGTCTCGTAACATAAATTACGTAAATCTTCCGCAAAGACAGACTTTTGAAGTAATCTCGCTGAATGGGATTCCCTCAGGGGATGGATCCATATCCAGCTATTCCACAAAATTACCAATGATCGCCCACAGTACCGTCACGACTACACGGAAGCCACCCGCCGACGTTTCATACGTCAGCGATGCAGGggacaaaaaaaacgatttattatcCGCGATCAGTGAGGACCAGCTATACGTTGAAAATGCCGGAACGTTCGGAGAACGAATTCGCGTTTCTTCCAGTGACAGCGATGAAGGGGGCGCATCTTACTCTAGTACAACAACTTTCGCCACTCCATTCGATAGCGATTCCGTACCAAGAGAAAATGAAAGCGCTCGTAACTTCACCAGCGCCCGATACTCACTCAAACCCTATTCAGCGACgataaaaaagaatagaaaatttcaaggaatacgCTTATACAATGTTGGATCCTCGGGTCACGTGAATGTAACGGAGAAACCTAGCCATGGATTTAATGCATTTTCCTCAAGTACACTAAGCCCGACATTACCGACGACGATCGATCAGTACTCGAGTACTAGCTCCTTACAGGACTTCAGCCAAGCCATTGAGACCAGTCAAAAAACCATTTCTTCCACTACCGAGAGCACGAGTATTAAGGAATCGAAGATCGGATTATCGAATCCGCAACAGATAAATTATGCCTTACTGTCTGGCGGAATGGATCAGTCAGGAAATTTCAGATTATCCGCTTCACGTAATGAAAATATCGCATTTGAATTCACCGGGAATGTTGAAACTAACCGAGTGACATCAATTCCTAAAACAACCGACGGATTTTCCAAGCCAATCGTGGTTGCGGAAGTATCGCCCCATAAACCATTCGAGTACAGTACGACCTTCGAATGCGAAGATAACATCGTGTCCAGTACACCAACTACGACATACTCGTCGACTTTACGACCAATGGCGTCCTTCGATACTGTTGTAACATCAAGGGTGGAAAATCGGGGCTACGAGAGTATAGCTTCTCTCATACTGAACCCTATTCAAGCAGGAGTATCGCTCGTTAATGCAGGAGAGGCGCACCTGATCAGTGGaaattcagatttaaatataGCTCCAGTTGTAGAAAAACTGGATCAGAATGTAGACTTTTCAGTCAGCGGAGAAAAGACACAATCTCAGGTTGTCTATGAAAAAGTGAATTCTGCATTTGGAGGTAAAGCTGATCGAGTTGCCGAAGAAACGAGAGAGATTGTATTACCCTCGCCCAATCAGGGAATTGAGATTCAGAAGTCGGTCGAGATATATCATAATGCACCCGTACAAGAAATACATTACCCTCCTCAAATTTTCTCTCAGGTAATTCACATCGATCAGTTGCGAGCAGGGCAGCGATACATCGCGGAGAATGTGCAGAATGCGAAACAGCTCCTCCAACGCTCTGGGAGTCCTACAACGAACACTGCTTATGAAATCAATCATGATGTAAGCAGCATTTACCAGAATTTACCAGAAGACAAAATGCAGGCTCATAAAGTTTATATGATTAACCAAGAATATACAGATGATGAAAAAGCCGCTCAGACGAACAGCATTCTTTATTCAGGAGCTCAAAGGTATTACCATATCTACCCCTTTGCTCAAGAAAACAGGGATCTTAAATCGTTTTTAGAATCAAACAATGGACGACGGTATTATGACAGTGCAGCAGTAAACACGATTCATGTTGGGGTGGAATCACAACCAGTCGACGAACCCACTGCCAGCTTGCAGCCTTATCGATCACACGATAATGAAGCCTCTTACTTGACCGATATTAATCATGGACAGCAACAGATTGCTGCTGCGGTGCTGCATATGGACTCGCAAAATTTAGTACACGTACAATCTGATTCAAAAACTTTTGTCGATGTACAGCCCAGTTATCAAGTAGAACTTGAAAAATCACCCCCGATTCAGCAAACATTTGATATACAAGTTCCAGTTGAATCTGTAATTacccaaaataaaaaacagtctgATATTAAATCTTCTGACATCCAACCTCATCGAATTGAGAAAATCATCGAAAAAACAGTCCGCGCTCCACAGCCGTATCCCGTCGAAAtcgagaaaataattgaaaagaaggTGCCTGTACCAGTGGAGAAAGTTATTGAGAAGAAAATTCCTATTCCGCATCTCTATCCAGTGCACATTCAGATTCCCATTGACCGAATTATCGAGAAGAGAATTCCTGTGCCACAACCCTTTCCCATTCCAGTGGAGAAGATTGTTGAAAAGAAAATACCGGTACCAGTACAGCAGATCATTCCGCAGCCCATCCCCGTGCCTATTAAAGTGGAAAAAATCGTGGAGAAGAAAGTCCCCGTTCCGCAACCGTACCCCATCGAGATTGAGCGGAAGATACCAATCCCCGTGGAGATAACGAAATACGTGGAGAAACCTGTTCCAGTTCAAGTACCGTACGGTGTGCAGTATGGCGTTAGTTATCAGCAGATAATGAAACCCCAAAACCAAAACTTGTATTCGACCCATGCTGCAACCTCGCTACCTCTCTATGGCTTGTCTATGATCAAGAATCAGCAAGTTTACAACTTAACTCAGCCTTTTCAGGGCTACGTTTACCCCAAACCGTTCATTGGTTTCGTGGAGGGAAAAAATAACGGGAATCCTTATTACGGCGTGAAGCAGGGCTTAAACCCTGCAAAGAAACAGTTTTTCTCTCATTTCACTTTCGCCTCGCAGCCGACGATAATGCAGTCCCACTCAGGGTATAATCCGGGATATCATCGGAGGCATACTTTACATCGGATGCCGACGAAAGAGAAAGCAGAAATAGACGGATATTTTAGCCCAGTACCACTAAAGCACACATCAGGTCTAACACATCACAACCAAGGTCAGCAACGCGGATTTCAGTCCAAGTCGTCCTTTCATTCAACGAGTGCTACGAGATCACCTGCGCCTGTGACTACATTAAGAAAAGTACGGCAGCAGGATCCGTATCACCAGGTCTCCAAGGGAAGCTTCCGTCAGTCAAAAATGGAGTATGGATTTAAACCACCCATGATTCCCTCTGTTCAGTATGACGAGGAAACTGCTTCGAAGGTCGAAAGTTGA